In Xenorhabdus nematophila ATCC 19061, one DNA window encodes the following:
- a CDS encoding DDE-type integrase/transposase/recombinase, with amino-acid sequence MRPAKSSAGGPPLSSTGERARGVAGFFAAAFCPGQPKYPGVMDLFSRRVVGMAIASSPDAERVCRALSNALETRPIEGRLIFHSGQGSQYSSKKFRRLLWRNQIIQSMSRRGCCYDNSPMERVFRSLKSEWVPAEGYQDMHDEMRDITQYLGGYYN; translated from the coding sequence ATGCGGCCTGCAAAGTCGTCAGCCGGGGGCCCACCGTTATCGTCCACCGGGGAAAGAGCACGTGGCGTCGCCGGATTTTTTGCAGCCGCATTTTGCCCCGGCCAGCCCAAATACCCGGGGGTGATGGATTTATTTTCCCGCCGCGTGGTGGGCATGGCCATCGCTTCCTCACCGGATGCAGAGCGGGTCTGCCGTGCCCTGAGCAATGCCCTGGAAACGCGCCCTATTGAAGGCCGGCTGATTTTTCACTCCGGCCAGGGAAGTCAATACAGTAGCAAAAAGTTCCGCCGCTTACTTTGGCGAAACCAGATTATCCAAAGCATGAGCCGCAGGGGCTGTTGCTATGATAATTCGCCGATGGAACGGGTATTCCGGAGTCTGAAAAGCGAATGGGTGCCAGCGGAAGGTTATCAGGATATGCATGACGAGATGAGGGATATCACGCAATATTTGGGCGGATATTATAATTAA
- a CDS encoding IS982 family transposase, with product MNKLVEIFCDVDDFCRFFIPQWTQFCLDNGYRLRRRQGHMYPSEIMTILILFHMSNYRNFKLFYLEHIWKYHHHDFPTLLSYTRFVSVAPSVLTPLCSYLTQLKGKPTGIAFIDSTSLRVCHNIRIPRHKVFEGVAARGKTSMGGFYGFKLHLIVNHLGEILALKVTPGNVDDREPVRELSQELTGSLYGDKGYLSKALADDLAQNGITFITRKRRNMKAQAQAEWDRIMLLKRFIIETINGQLKLISQIEHSRHRSIKGFQLTVLCGLIAYCMKEKKPSPKIFYSDDDFPAAA from the coding sequence ATGAACAAATTAGTTGAAATATTTTGTGATGTCGATGATTTTTGCCGTTTTTTTATCCCACAGTGGACACAATTTTGTCTCGATAATGGATACCGCCTTCGTCGCCGACAAGGTCATATGTATCCCAGTGAAATCATGACTATTTTGATCCTCTTCCATATGTCGAATTACCGTAATTTTAAACTTTTTTATCTGGAGCATATTTGGAAATATCACCATCACGATTTTCCCACCTTACTGAGTTATACCCGTTTTGTCAGTGTCGCGCCTTCCGTTTTGACGCCGCTGTGCAGCTATCTGACTCAATTAAAAGGAAAACCCACCGGTATTGCTTTTATTGACTCCACGAGCTTGCGCGTGTGTCATAACATTCGTATTCCCCGTCATAAAGTATTTGAAGGGGTCGCCGCACGAGGAAAAACATCAATGGGCGGGTTTTATGGTTTCAAATTACACTTGATTGTGAACCATTTGGGGGAAATTCTGGCGCTTAAAGTGACACCGGGTAATGTAGATGATCGAGAGCCTGTTCGTGAATTATCACAAGAATTAACGGGTTCTCTTTACGGTGACAAAGGCTATCTCAGTAAAGCATTGGCGGACGATTTAGCCCAAAACGGGATCACTTTCATCACAAGGAAGCGCCGGAACATGAAAGCACAAGCGCAGGCAGAGTGGGATAGAATAATGTTATTAAAACGGTTTATTATCGAAACCATTAATGGTCAATTGAAACTCATTTCTCAAATAGAGCATTCTCGTCACCGAAGTATAAAAGGATTTCAGTTAACCGTTTTATGTGGATTGATTGCTTACTGCATGAAAGAAAAGAAACCGTCACCAAAGATTTTCTACTCAGATGACGATTTCCCCGCAGCAGCTTAA